DNA from Bordetella genomosp. 13:
GGATGCGCGGAGGGAATGTCGACGCGGAACGTATCGCGGCGCTGCGCGTAGCTTGCCGTGGCAGGCAGATGCGAATGCAGGGCGGGACGCCCCGAATAATTCACCAGCGACACGCCCGGCGTTTCGAATGCCAGGCCGATCTGGTCGCGCGGCGCTTCGAAAGTGACCGCGCCACCGCGCACCAGCCGCTGGTCCACGTCCTCTTCCCCCACGGCATCCACCAGTAGCGTATTGGTGGCGGCATTGGCGTACAGCACCGTGGTCACGCCAGTGGCGGGATCCTCGGCGAGGGACATCGTCAGCGGCACGCGCTGCGCGCGGACCAGTTCGAGCAGGCTGACGATTTCAGTGGCAGAGCTTGCCAGGCGCGATGTAGACGGCAGATCCATACGGGTCCTCGGAACAGACGAGACGCGAACTGCGCGGCCTGTCGGCACACCGTGGACATCGAATTCATCGCGGCCACGACGGGCCGTTCACGCAGCCTGGGCGTCGATGCGCCGGGATGCTATCAAACCGTTTCGATCATTTTTTTGACAGGCGCGAGGGAATGCGCCGCGCCTGTCGCCCCGGCTGACGCGGGATCAGGACATGCCGCGATGCCGCGAAATCTGCTCGCGCTGCAACAGGTTGACGTACGCCTGGATGCGGATGCTGGTCGAGCCGTCGAGCCGCTCGAACTGGCAACCCACGCGGCGCGCCATGCCGCCCTTGGCGAGTTCGTCGTCGTGGTGGTGGACCACGCGCAGCTTCAGTTCGAACGTGCCGATGCCGGGCAGCTCGAGGTTGGCGCGATACACCGAGCCCGGCGCCACGTTGATGGCCATGGCGGGATCGGCCAGGGCCAGCCCCGTGGAGCTGATGTCGCGGACCGTGAGGCGCAGCGGAGCCGAATCGTAATCGTGCTCGGGCCACATTTCGCAGATGGCCGGCTGCTGAGTGGGGATGTCCATGCGGAAATTGTCGCGGCGCTGGACGTAGGTGGCGCTGTCGGGCAGACGCGAATACAGCGCGGGCCGGCCGTCGTAATCG
Protein-coding regions in this window:
- a CDS encoding flagellar brake protein, which translates into the protein MDLPSTSRLASSATEIVSLLELVRAQRVPLTMSLAEDPATGVTTVLYANAATNTLLVDAVGEEDVDQRLVRGGAVTFEAPRDQIGLAFETPGVSLVNYSGRPALHSHLPATASYAQRRDTFRVDIPSAHPVSCELWPSQGQRKTPFRLQVRDLSATGIALVDTSRSLPAAPGTPYRARLKLPEMEALDLTLRVVHHRDEVLALGGKVRRVGCLFDELDRMNEMRIQSYVNVLQREQIARQRGLS
- a CDS encoding flagellar brake protein; this encodes MDDSDQFYSINSALEIARLLKVAQTRQALVMMRIPGRPVNGLTTVLHADAATDTLILDAAQDVDLNHRLVSGGRVVFEANIDQISLGFETSGVTIRDYDGRPALYSRLPDSATYVQRRDNFRMDIPTQQPAICEMWPEHDYDSAPLRLTVRDISSTGLALADPAMAINVAPGSVYRANLELPGIGTFELKLRVVHHHDDELAKGGMARRVGCQFERLDGSTSIRIQAYVNLLQREQISRHRGMS